CTTCCGGCAAAATCAAGAGTAAATGTTCCTGCTCCCGGGACACTGGGGAACGCAATGGTCTGAACTTCGTTAACACCAACTCCATTTTGTACTGTCGATGCGACTAAATCAACGAATGGCAACAAGGGACCGGAAAGCACATCGCCAATCATCGGCCCCACTGACGTGATATCAAAATTTCCGAGTCGCGTTGAAGACTCTACATCCAGGGGGAATACATTCGCAGTCAGGAGCGGAACGTTCGTATTCGCAAAATCCCCCTGGAACGTAATCACAAATCCGGTGTTGTAGTCACCTGTAACAGTAAAATCATCTCCGGTCGTCGCGGAGGGCAGCGCTTCAAGAGCAGCGTCGATATTCGCAGCGGTTGCTCCCGGAGTGAGTTCAATTTGAATGCCCGTTGTCGTTTCCCCCTGGAATGTCAGTGTAAACGCAGCACCGGCTGGCGGGTTGGTAATATTATTACCCGCAAAATTGAAAGGGAACGTCCCTAACACGTTTTCAAATTGTAACCGTTGCTGCTCATTATTACTGGCACCACCTTGAGCGACTTCCGTGATATCAACATCAAACCTTAAGCCAGATGCATCCGAAACAATCTGCGGAATGGCGGCATTCGCCAGAGTCCCTGAATCCAGGAAAATAATATCGAAGCCGGGGCCGTTCACAACCACATTCACCGGATTGCCAGCAAATCCCAGATTGTTGGCAATTTGGTTTAATGCATTTTCAATATTAGTAGCGGCTGCTGCAGAAGGAATCGCATCAGTAAACGGTAGATTCACTGTCTGCCCCAGGAACGTTAACTGAAAACTACCAAAAGTAGGCAGATTAGATGCAACCAGATCCAAATGTTGAATTTCATTGAATTCCACGACGAAGCCGGTCGCAAAGTCACCGGTAACAATGAAATCACCTTCCAACCCAGTCTGGGTTGAAGCGGAAGGAAGTGCCTGTAAAGCAGCATCAATGTTAGCAGCAGTCACAGCGGGGTCAACATCGATGACAATGTCCCCCGTCGTTTCCCCCTGGAATGTCAGTCGGAAAGAACCGCCGGGATCTGGTGTCTGAACAGCACCGAATACATCCACAAACGTAATCGTCTGCGAACTTGGTTTGTTGGGATTGAGCTCTACGGGCCCTTGTACAACATTGACGAATAATCGCATGCCAGCCGCATCAACGGTGATCTGAGGAATATCCAGATCATGCATTGAACCAGTATCCAGGAACAGGATATCGAATCCATTTCCGTTGACCACCACATCAATCGGAGTTCCCGCGAAACCAAAACCATTCGCAACGCTATTTAAAGCGGCAGCAATATTTCCTGCAGCAGAAGGATTTGTCGGATCAGCATCACTGAACGGCAAAATAATCGTTTGACCGATGAAATTAATCTGAAACAATCCAAAAGCCGGAGTTCCCGTAAGTTCGAAGTGTTGAATTTCATTCAAATTGCCAGCAGTACTCGTCGTAACGGAAACAGTCGGAGGCAGACTATTGAAGCCACTCGTATCAACAGTAAGGGGATTCACATTCAAACCGCCGGCGGCATTCACAAATTCAACTTCATAGCCATCCAGGAAGTTTCCATTTACCAGAATATCGCCAACACCGATTTCACTGAATGCGGCAACCATCGCTGCCTTAACCTGTGCAGCAGTCGCAGTGTGAAGAATTCCTGCGGTGGTTTCAGTAATACCATTTCCTCCCGTGTAGGAAATCGTATATGTTCCCCCGGAAGGTACACCAAGAAATGTAATGAGTTGAACTTCGTTCCGCGGTGCTGCGAAATCAATTTTATCTGTCGGACCAGGCACTCCAGCAAACGCAGGCACACCAGGTGCCCCGTCTCCCGTGGGAACGGGGTTTGTGGTCGTTGGAGTGAAGAAGACACCATGACCGGTATTATTCGCGATCACGTTATCAGAAATATCACCGCTCAAATCACCATCGGTCTGGTCAAAAACAATCCCGTGCCCGGTATTTGCAGTAATCGAGTTTTCGGTAATGGAAACAAACTGATCAACGTTGTTCAAATCAATCTGCACACCAGCACCAGCTGTATTGCCTGTAATGACGTTGCTGTGAATGAACAATTCGGTCAATAACGCAGCACCGCCGGCAGCGGTGTCATCAACATTGATACTCACACCTTGAATGCTGTTGTTATTTGTCAGCCGTAATTCTTCGGCTAGAGAGTCAACGATGTTGACATTTACGCCATCATTTCCTGATGTTCCCGCGATCGTGTTGTCTGCCATCGTCGTATGTCGCAGGACAGAGCCATTCGAAACGTCAATCGATACCCCGTCGATCGTCGAACGTCGGATGGAAGTCTCTTCCACTGTCGAAGCATTCACCGCCACGTTCACGCCTGCGCCCGCTTGTCCTGACAGCACAGAATCGATCACATTAAATTCGTTGAGAATCACATTGGTCAAATCCACATTGAAGGCATTTCCCACGCCTCCGGTAATCGTCGAACTATCAATGGCGATCGTATCAACCAGCAGATTCGAAAGTTCGATATCAATCCCGGTCCCTGTTGTGCCGGTGACCGAAACATTATCAAACAGAATCGAAAATGGATCGCTGAATGTAAGATTATCAAGATCAATCGAAACACCAGATCCGGACGAAGCATCAATCGTCAGGTCTTCCAGGATAATCGAATCGAAATTGGAGACACCATCTGCATCAGGGTCCAGTACCGAATTATCGAGCGTTAACCCCAACCCTGCCGTCAGCTGATTGATAATCAACGAGGTTAGAAGAGTTCGATCTTCTAATTGCTCAATCGCGATCCGGCGTTGAACTTTCTGACGTGCTGAAGAAGGAACGCTTCTAAGCTGAAGTCGGCGACGAGGATTTAAAGTAGCCTTCCGGCTTTTTTCAAAAGCAACTCGCATCGACTCAACCCAAGATGTCAGTAACATCTGCTGTCTCCCATAAACTCTAAATTTGCCATGGCATTTTACCGTAAATGAAGTGAAATTTCACAGCTCACTTCCAGATTTACAACAAACTTAAATGCCAATCTGTTTTATTGTTAGTTGTTAATTTCTGATGCAATCCAACTCACTCTGAAACGAAGTGGGCTGTAAAAAAAACATTCGACCACCACCCCTGCTTCGCTTTTTCTGCGTATTAACAGAAATCCAGCCTTTGATGCTAAAAACTACTCTGAACCGAAGTCAAAGAAATTTGAGTAAAATAGGTAAAATATAACCACTGAATTCCACTTATAACAATCATGACAGCCCCTTGAAAGCAGGAAAACGGCCAGTTGATCGAACCAGAATGGAATGCTGACTCATGTTTTTTCTACTCAGCGACCTCGATGAGAACGCAAAATTCTCACAGTACAGACGAACGGCAACCGCAAAACTAACGATGAATCATTTCTTCACACCGGCATTTCTCATTTTTTTCTAAATCCATAACTCATTACTTAATCGATGCTTAAGGAATTGACCTGACAAAACAATGGGCAAAATGGGCTGGGATTTCCTGAATCCCCAAGTATACATTCGAATCTTTTCTTACGAAAAATCATACTGTTTTTTCAAGATGTACCGTTTTTAATGGTCTTCTTAGCAATAACGAGCCGATCAATTATGACAGCGGGTTGTCCACATAGCCCGATTTACTGCTGTACTTACGAACAAGAATGCTCTGAATTCACAAAGCGTGTTATGTCGGAGAGGTTAGTTTTTAATTCGCATCTTTCAGTCAACAGAATTTAAACAATTCTGATTGAACTGAAATGGAGAGATTAAGCTATGAGAACGAACGGATTCGTTGGCTTGATAATTGCGGGAATCTGCTGTTTTTCAACGCAGGCACTGTATTCTCAAACAGATTTCCCTGTCGAACCATCAAATGAATCTGAAGGGGTCTTCAGAATTTCAAATACCTCAGAGAATTATGAACCGGCACCCGCCATCGACGCTGTCTCGTTTGCACCGTCGTCGCCTCGGACTTCCGATTTATCCCCCATTGCCATGCCCGAAAATTACAACAGTGGTGAGTATTACGGACCCGTTGAAGAATATACTCAAGGCGATTGGATTGAAGAACCCTACCTGGATGATATGAGCTACGAACGTTTGGGAATCGTCGCCGGCGCGGCTGCGGTATTCTTGAAACCGGGTTTCGATACTGACACCGCATTTTTCACTGAAGATCAGTCGGGAATGACAACGGTCACAACTTCCAACGATTTCCCTTACAATTATCAGTCTGCTCCCCGAATCAATCTGGGCGTAATTGATAATGAAGGTCTGAGTGCTCAGGTTCGCTGGTTCCAGTTTGAAGATAACTCCAGTAATGGAGCAGTTTCACCTAATAACTTCATCTTCTTTAACGGACTGCCCACAAAAACAACGACCGGAGGCTTACGAGCAGGCGGTCAGGCGGGTGACTTTATCACCACATCCAGTAATATGAAACTTTATACCATTGATGTTGATTTAAGCCAGGAACTGAATTTTGAACGCTGGCAAACCACTTTCGGAGGTGGTTACCGCCATGCTTCAGTCAGTCAGACATACCAGGCAGTCGGTACTGCAAGTGGTGCACCAGTTTCGTCAGATGCAGGACATCGCTTTGATGGAAATGGTCTGGTCGTATTCGGCGAAGCCCGACGTCCTCTCGGACTGTTTGACAGACGTTCCAAAGGAACATCCAGCCTGTCTTTAATCTCGAGCCTGAAATATTCAGCTCTCTGGGGTAATTCTAAATACTCGGCAGAAGACCGATCGCCCGGACCGACTGTTGCAGTCGCACAGACTAAATCTAAAAAATCATTAAGTATCACTGAAGTTCAAGTCGGTCTGCAAGCTGATTTCGTGTTGCAAACCGGTGCTCTGGTCTGGGTCCGTGCGGCCTGGGACGGAATGTGGTGGAATGGTGCCGGATCGGCTGCCAGTGAATCGGGAGACCTGAGTCTACTCGGTGGTTCGATTTCTTTGGGAATGGATTGGTAAACCTCTCTCAAGCACGCTGTATCAAATCAAACAGCCCGGTCAGTACAGTCTGACCGGGCTGTTTTTTTTATGAACGACTGAGAATCTCTACTTTTGAGGAGGTGCTTCCAGAGTCTTGATGAACTCCAGTAAATCCGCCATCTGTTGCTGATTGACTTCTTTCTCCAAGCCATTGGGCATTAAAGAAACGCCGTTGGAAAGCAGAGTATCGATGTTGTTTCGTAGAATCACATCTTCCTTCCCTTCCGCTCTGCGAATCGTATAGCTGGTGGCTGTTTCTGCAGCAATGATGCCGGTGAACAATTTCCCCTGCTCTGTCACAATCGTATAAGTGTTGTAATTGGACTGAGCTTCACGACTGGGGTCCAGAATGGCGATCAGCAAGTCACCGTTGGACTTGTTTTTCGTCGTTGCCAGATTCGGGCCGACATTATGTCCCTGATCCCCCACCTTATGGCAACCAGCACAGTTCTTCAGATAGATCTTCTTACCACTCTCCACGTCCCCCTTTAATTCCAAAGCCGCCTGATACGCAGCCACGATTTTCGCCCGGTCACTATTGACTTCGCTTCCCAACACCTTGCGAGCGCGCTTGCGAATCTCCTTATTGGGATGATTCATCAACAAATCTTTTTTGTCGCGGGAAATCTCGTTGAGCTTGACCTGCTTGTTCTTGATCGCGCCCAGCAAACTGTCAATCCGACCGGATGATCCCAATAACGCATCAATCACATCGGTCCGCACAGCCGGACTGAATCCGGACCAGTTTGTCAGCAGGGCAGCGCTTACATCTTTGTGCTCCATCCTGGATAACGCTTCAACGGCTGCCAACTGAATTTTCGGTGAGGAACGCGGATTCAGCACCTCTGACAGCACATCACCGGCCACACTAAAATCCATGAAGCCCAGCAAGCGAACCGCAGCCACCCTTTCTGCCACTGGTTTGTCTTCGTCCTCGGCCGTTTGAACAGCTTCAGCGATGTTTTTATCAAATCGCTGTTTCACCTCAGGGCTAATCTGAGGATCTTTCAGTAATGAAGCCAGAGAAGCGCCACGTCGGCCCAGACCTTCTCCTAAAGCTCCCAGTACCAACTGTTTCTGAACCAGCGAGATGGAGTCTCCCGAGACAAAATCCAACACAGCCAATGCGTCATCTGTTTCCTTTTTCGCACCAGCAATACGTAACAGCTCGATCACCAGAGGTCGTTTGGAACCGGAAAGTTTGCCAGCTGATTCCCGGAGAAAATTCACCGCTAAAGGCCCGGCAATATCTGCAGAAGAGGTCAGCACCGCGACCTGCATGTCTCCATCATAATTCTTTGAATCCACCAGTTTTGTCAAACCGGCAATCGCCGCCTGCCTGTCAAATTCACCCAGCGAAAAGGCCAGTTGCAACTGCACCCGGTATTCCGGATCATCGGCCAGTTTTAACACCGCCTGAGACAGTTCCGAATTCTCTTTCGCGTACTTCTCAGACAACCGGATCGCATGCTCTCGGATCCCGGCTTCGGAATCCTGTAACGCTTTTATCAGAATATCGGAATTCAACGCATTTAAACCATCGAGAGTCCATAACGCATGCAAACGTCCCAATGGTTGCTTTGATGTTTGAAACAGTCTGATCAGATGCAGAATCGCCGCCTTGTCCTGACGTTCCCAAATCAAACGTTGCGCGGTCTCCCGGTTCCAGCTGTTCGGTGATTCCAGCTGCAATACCAGTTGATCGACAGGCAGCTTACCTAATTTCTGAACTTTGAATGTCTTCCCGTCGGGATGCTTCAGTCGATAAACCCGCCCGCGATCATGACCGCTTTCCAGGTCAAGATGTCGCTTGATATCTTCTGGAATCGAAAAGGGATGTTCGATCGTTTCCCGATACATATCGAGAACCCACAGCGTCCCATCCGGTGCATTTACAAAATTGACCGGACGAAACCAGTTATCATCGGAAGTAATAAATTCGGTATCTTCATCAGCCCGAGTCGCGACATAGGTGGCTCCCTTACCATCCATCGTTTTACGGTGAATCAGGTTCCCACCAACATCGCCGATGAATGCATTCCCCTGAAATTCAGCAGGATAAGCACCACCACGATAAATGGTGACTCCGGTGGCGGAAGTAAAGAAACCGGTCGCCACTAGTTCCGTTGGCGAAAGACGTTTGCGGAAATTAGGATCAGCGGCACGCCGCGCGGTGCGCACCACACGATAAGGCTCCGGCGGACTTCGTCGAAACACGGGAGCAGCCGCCCCACGCTTGGCTGCAGTCCGTAACACGCCGGGAACCGCCAGATACGCATTTCGTTTTAAATAGTTGCTGGGATAGACCACATGCTGAATGTGGTTACTGTTGCTACAAACAAAACGATTTCCCCAGTCATCCATCGAATGCCCAAACTGGGAACCACCCGTTACTGCTACCAGTTCTCTGGTCTTAGGATTCAGCTTCAAATCCCGTCGGCCTGCGGGGATCACTTCTTTACCGTCTTTCAAAATGGACCCGCCGTTGGTCCCGCCGGCAAAGTAAATATGATTATCCAAACCCCATTTCAGATTGTTCGCCAAACCTTGCACATTATTGGTTCGCAGCCCGGTAAAGACCGTCTCACGAACATCGGCTTTGTCATCACCGTCAGTATCTTTGAAGTAATAAATATAAGGGGGTGCGATCACATACACGCCACCGTCATAGCAGCAAACTGATGTCGGCCAGGTAATTGTATCCGCGAAGACAAAACTCTTGTCCATTTTGCCATCGCCGTTGGTATCTTTTAATAACCGAATCACACCCGCATTCTTTCGAACAGGACCGGGAATATAATCTGGAACCTGATCCGGCAGATATGGATAGCCTCGCATCTCGGCCACATACATTTGCCCGTTTTCATCAAAACAGGCATCCACCGGGTCCATAACATCCGGCTCGGCAGCCACCAGTTCCAATTGAAAATCACGCTCCAGTTTAAACCCCTTGAGACTCTCTTTCGGAGGCGTCGCAGGAATCCGCTTTAACCGCTTGGATAAATCACCTTCATTCGGAAGCGGCTTTTGCGCGGTTGCTAAGGAAAAAAAGCTCCCGCCAACTAGACCTGTGAAACAAATAAGAACCAGACAAAACCATTTTTGCTGAGTAACCGAAAACATGTATTTCGACTTTCTATACCAGGAAACGCAATCTACGTGTATGAGGAATTCAAAGGTGGGGTGGAGCCAAACGATCTGAAATCGATTCAATGTTGAATGCGATGCGCTCGATTAGACTTCCAAGGCGAGTAAATTATAAAGAACATTAACGAATACATCCTAAAATACCCGGATCGCACCGGAAATCAAGTCCATTTCAGCTCAATCACCAGAATCCCTCCGCGGGCGGCTGTTGTTACTACGACACACCATTCATTTTTGAGAGTATGAAATGGTGTTGGGGAAATGTTATTCCCACTCAATCGTACTAGGCGGTTTTGAACTGATATCATACACCACGCGATTGATTCCCCGCACATTATTGGTGATGCGGGTCGACATGCGCTCCAGAACTTCGTGAGGCAGAGGAGACCAGTTGGCAGTCATGAAATCATCTGTTTCGACAGCACGAATCGCAGCGACATCCTCATAAGTTCGACCATCGCCCATCACACCCACCGATCGAATTGGAAGCAAGACAGCAAATGCCTGCTTGGTTTGGCGATACAGATTTGCTTTGTGTAATTCATCGATCACAATCAGATCCGCTTCCCGGAGAACCTTCAACCGTTCTTCTGTGACTTCACCCAGACAACGCACCGCCAGCCCGGGGCCGGGGAATGGATGGCGGTAAATCAAATCGTCAGGCAGCCCCAGTTCGTGCCCCATTTCGCGAACTTCATCTTTAAACAGTTCGCGCAGAGGTTCAATCAGTTCAAAGCCGAGCTGTTCCGGTAATCCCCCCACATTGTGATGCAACTTAATCGTGTCTGCCGGACCATCAGGATTGGACCCTGATTCAATCACATCAGGATACAGGGTTCCCTGTGCCAGAAACTGGGCGTTCTCAATCGACTTCGCTTCTTTCTGAAACACTTCGATGAACAATCGACCGATGATTTTCCGTTTTTCCTGTGGGTCAGTGACTCCAGCCAGTTCCGATAAAAACATCTTTTGCGCATCGACAACATGCAGGTCGGTTTTAAAGTGTTCGCCAAAACGGTGAGACACTTCGTCGGCTTCCCCTTTTCTCAATAAGCCGTTATCTACGAAAATACACGAAAGCTGCGGACCAATGGCACGGTACAGCAAGGCAGCAACGACCGAGGAATCAACGCCCCCCGATAAGCCACAGATCACACGCTTATCGCCCACCCGCTCCCGGATCGATTCAATTTCCTGTTCGATCAAATTGGAAATTCTCCAGGTCCCCTCACACCCGCATACTTTTTTCACAAAGTTGGACAGCAACATGCCACCAAATTCGGTATGTGTGACTTCAGGGTGGAACTGCAGTCCAAAGAAAGGCTTACTGTGATGCTTGACCGCGGCAAACTGACAGGTTTCCGTCGACGCCAGCGAAGTAAAGTGTTCGCTCAGATTCTGAACCTGATCACCATGACTCATCCAGGCAACGAAATTCGTAGGTACCCCTGAGAACAAATTCGTGTGGTCGCTCACAGTACAGGGTGTGCGGCCAAATTCCCGGGATTCTCCTGATTTGACTTCACAGCCCTGGGAATCACAAACAAGCTGCATACCGTAACAGATCCCCAGAATCGGAATCCCCAGATTGAAGATTTCTGGATCCGCCTGAGGTGCGTCTTCCCCATACACACTGGCAGGACCACCAGAAAG
This genomic interval from Gimesia alba contains the following:
- a CDS encoding Lpg1974 family pore-forming outer membrane protein, which gives rise to MRTNGFVGLIIAGICCFSTQALYSQTDFPVEPSNESEGVFRISNTSENYEPAPAIDAVSFAPSSPRTSDLSPIAMPENYNSGEYYGPVEEYTQGDWIEEPYLDDMSYERLGIVAGAAAVFLKPGFDTDTAFFTEDQSGMTTVTTSNDFPYNYQSAPRINLGVIDNEGLSAQVRWFQFEDNSSNGAVSPNNFIFFNGLPTKTTTGGLRAGGQAGDFITTSSNMKLYTIDVDLSQELNFERWQTTFGGGYRHASVSQTYQAVGTASGAPVSSDAGHRFDGNGLVVFGEARRPLGLFDRRSKGTSSLSLISSLKYSALWGNSKYSAEDRSPGPTVAVAQTKSKKSLSITEVQVGLQADFVLQTGALVWVRAAWDGMWWNGAGSAASESGDLSLLGGSISLGMDW
- a CDS encoding PVC-type heme-binding CxxCH protein; the encoded protein is MFSVTQQKWFCLVLICFTGLVGGSFFSLATAQKPLPNEGDLSKRLKRIPATPPKESLKGFKLERDFQLELVAAEPDVMDPVDACFDENGQMYVAEMRGYPYLPDQVPDYIPGPVRKNAGVIRLLKDTNGDGKMDKSFVFADTITWPTSVCCYDGGVYVIAPPYIYYFKDTDGDDKADVRETVFTGLRTNNVQGLANNLKWGLDNHIYFAGGTNGGSILKDGKEVIPAGRRDLKLNPKTRELVAVTGGSQFGHSMDDWGNRFVCSNSNHIQHVVYPSNYLKRNAYLAVPGVLRTAAKRGAAAPVFRRSPPEPYRVVRTARRAADPNFRKRLSPTELVATGFFTSATGVTIYRGGAYPAEFQGNAFIGDVGGNLIHRKTMDGKGATYVATRADEDTEFITSDDNWFRPVNFVNAPDGTLWVLDMYRETIEHPFSIPEDIKRHLDLESGHDRGRVYRLKHPDGKTFKVQKLGKLPVDQLVLQLESPNSWNRETAQRLIWERQDKAAILHLIRLFQTSKQPLGRLHALWTLDGLNALNSDILIKALQDSEAGIREHAIRLSEKYAKENSELSQAVLKLADDPEYRVQLQLAFSLGEFDRQAAIAGLTKLVDSKNYDGDMQVAVLTSSADIAGPLAVNFLRESAGKLSGSKRPLVIELLRIAGAKKETDDALAVLDFVSGDSISLVQKQLVLGALGEGLGRRGASLASLLKDPQISPEVKQRFDKNIAEAVQTAEDEDKPVAERVAAVRLLGFMDFSVAGDVLSEVLNPRSSPKIQLAAVEALSRMEHKDVSAALLTNWSGFSPAVRTDVIDALLGSSGRIDSLLGAIKNKQVKLNEISRDKKDLLMNHPNKEIRKRARKVLGSEVNSDRAKIVAAYQAALELKGDVESGKKIYLKNCAGCHKVGDQGHNVGPNLATTKNKSNGDLLIAILDPSREAQSNYNTYTIVTEQGKLFTGIIAAETATSYTIRRAEGKEDVILRNNIDTLLSNGVSLMPNGLEKEVNQQQMADLLEFIKTLEAPPQK
- the guaA gene encoding glutamine-hydrolyzing GMP synthase, which gives rise to MTDPQVSEQDALSQSLIDTKQEELILVLDFGSQTSQLITRRVREQNVFSQLARPNLSAERIKELNPKGIILSGGPASVYGEDAPQADPEIFNLGIPILGICYGMQLVCDSQGCEVKSGESREFGRTPCTVSDHTNLFSGVPTNFVAWMSHGDQVQNLSEHFTSLASTETCQFAAVKHHSKPFFGLQFHPEVTHTEFGGMLLSNFVKKVCGCEGTWRISNLIEQEIESIRERVGDKRVICGLSGGVDSSVVAALLYRAIGPQLSCIFVDNGLLRKGEADEVSHRFGEHFKTDLHVVDAQKMFLSELAGVTDPQEKRKIIGRLFIEVFQKEAKSIENAQFLAQGTLYPDVIESGSNPDGPADTIKLHHNVGGLPEQLGFELIEPLRELFKDEVREMGHELGLPDDLIYRHPFPGPGLAVRCLGEVTEERLKVLREADLIVIDELHKANLYRQTKQAFAVLLPIRSVGVMGDGRTYEDVAAIRAVETDDFMTANWSPLPHEVLERMSTRITNNVRGINRVVYDISSKPPSTIEWE